One segment of Littorina saxatilis isolate snail1 unplaced genomic scaffold, US_GU_Lsax_2.0 scaffold_872, whole genome shotgun sequence DNA contains the following:
- the LOC138957026 gene encoding trichohyalin-like — MERQAQREENEVQQPRGGQRGDRVEMERQAQREENEVQQPRGGQRRDRVEMERQAQREENEVQQPRGGQRRDRVEMERQAQREENEVQQPRGGQRRDRVEMERQAQREENEVQQPRGGQRRDRVEMERQAQREENEVQQPRGGQRRDRVEMERQAQREENEVQQPRGGQRRDRVEMERQAQREENEVQQPRGGQRRDRVEMERQAQREENEVQQPRGGQRRDRVEMERQAQREENEVQQPRGGQRRDRVEMERQAQREENEVQQPRGGQRRDRVEMERQAQREENEVQQPRGGQRRDRVEMERQAQREENEVQQPRGGQRGDRVEMERQAQREENEVQQPRGGQRRDRVEMERQAQREENEVQQPRGGQRGDRVEMERQAQREENEVQQPRGGQRRDRVEMERQAQREKNEVQQPRGGQRGDRVEMERQAQREENEVQQPRGGQRGDRVEMERQTQREENEVQQPRDRVEIERQA, encoded by the coding sequence ATGGAAAGGCAGGCACAGAGGGAGGAGAACGAGGTACAACAACCCAGGGGCGGACAACGCGGGGATAGAGTGGAGATGGAAAGGCAGGCACAGAGGGAGGAGAACGAGGTGCAACAACCCAGGGGCGGACAACGCAGGGATAGAGTGGAGATGGAAAGGCAGGCACAGAGGGAGGAGAACGAGGTGCAACAACCCAGGGGCGGACAACGCAGGGATAGAGTGGAGATGGAAAGGCAGGCACAGAGGGAGGAGAACGAGGTGCAACAACCCAGGGGCGGACAACGCAGGGATAGAGTGGAGATGGAAAGGCAGGCACAGAGGGAGGAGAACGAGGTGCAACAACCCAGGGGCGGACAACGCAGGGATAGAGTGGAGATGGAAAGGCAGGCACAGAGGGAGGAGAACGAGGTGCAACAACCCAGGGGCGGACAACGCAGGGATAGAGTGGAGATGGAAAGGCAGGCACAGAGGGAGGAGAACGAGGTGCAACAACCCAGGGGCGGACAACGCAGGGATAGAGTGGAGATGGAAAGGCAGGCACAGAGGGAGGAGAACGAGGTGCAACAACCCAGGGGCGGACAACGCAGGGATAGAGTGGAGATGGAAAGGCAGGCACAGAGGGAGGAGAACGAGGTGCAACAACCCAGGGGCGGACAACGCAGGGATAGAGTGGAGATGGAAAGGCAGGCACAGAGGGAGGAGAACGAGGTGCAACAACCCAGGGGCGGACAACGCAGGGATAGAGTGGAGATGGAAAGGCAGGCACAGAGGGAGGAGAACGAGGTGCAACAACCCAGGGGCGGACAACGCAGGGATAGAGTGGAGATGGAAAGGCAGGCACAGAGGGAGGAGAACGAGGTGCAACAACCCAGGGGCGGACAACGCAGGGATAGAGTGGAGATGGAAAGGCAGGCACAGAGGGAGGAGAACGAGGTGCAACAACCCAGGGGCGGACAACGCGGGGATAGAGTGGAGATGGAAAGGCAGGCACAGAGGGAGGAGAACGAGGTGCAACAACCCAGGGGCGGACAACGCAGGGATAGAGTGGAGATGGAAAGGCAGGCACAGAGGGAGGAGAACGAGGTGCAACAACCCAGGGGCGGACAACGCGGGGATAGAGTGGAGATGGAAAGGCAGGCACAGAGGGAGGAGAACGAGGTGCAACAACCCAGGGGCGGACAACGCAGGGATAGAGTGGAGATGGAAAGGCAGGCACAGAGGGAGAAGAACGAGGTGCAACAACCCAGGGGCGGACAACGCGGGGATAGAGTGGAGATGGAAAGGCAGGCACAGAGGGAGGAGAACGAGGTGCAACAACCCAGGGGCGGACAACGCGGGGATAGAGTGGAGATGGAAAGGCAGACACAGAGGGAGGAGAACGAGGTGCAACAACCCAGGGATAGAGTGGAGATAGAAAGGCAGGCATAG